In Aspergillus oryzae RIB40 DNA, chromosome 6, one genomic interval encodes:
- the fluG gene encoding extracellular developmental signal biosynthesis protein FluG (glutamine synthetase): MDLTSLQSLIQTHPLIDNHAHNLLKRDEACNYAKYPFEQITSEAQGSALGNATSTLPLHRAATQLAALYRCASSDWDHVKAARDAWVQRDYDGLIRECLQGTHTLLLDDLLTDQDIESYEWHDRFTTSQTKRIVRIEILAAETISTLMRDDARPQEGDVSVLRERWEQFREGFKQRIAEAIADPAVVGFKSVICYRTGLNVQPIEDSDDTLLLESFGRTVGQGQGSAYRVEDKRLNDWVVRQTLNLLQSAKAATASAPNKPLQLHTGLGDNDIDLVLANPAHLQSLIAQYPEVDFVLLHSSYPYTREAGYLACVYPNVYLDLGEVFPMVSRDAQESILRDSLDIVPTTRLLWSTDGHFFPETFYLANKQFRDVMEKVFVDYVHYGDFTVDQAKQAAADILFHNSNRAYSLNEKLAYEAPVSANSVSASSTATLDAFMRGNPDVKYIWMQFIDYTNTTRVRMFPVAEFAKIARKQRRVGICLCTQLMLQDDSIAPEGSVTGQFYMEPDLSSLRRNVGIDSKSATVMTYWKTEEGAPLPGCPRTTLQRVTNNLREHGIEVTCGFEIEVILLKPITNDAGETDYVPVVRNHSWSQMTSDTRKMVPLLEEIVEALASIGIHLEQFHAESAPGQFEFILPPGSPIATVDTLIKARQVVTCVAEQHGLRATLHPRPLPHAAGSASHAHVSIAPPTQEDAFLAGVMRHYPALAAFTLSQDVSYDRVKSGLWAGSEWVTWGTQNRETPIRKISPGHWEIKTLDGLANMYFAIAAFLSAGYLGVKENLPLTVKDCIHDAAKLPQAEREALGITTELPKSLTQSLDALEADSALQSIIGETVVNNYTSVKRIESKRLLAMDETTRRTWLLERY; the protein is encoded by the exons ATGGATCTTACTTCCCTCCAATCCTTGATCCAAACACATCCCCTCATTGATAACCATGCCCATAACCTCTTGAAGCGTGATGAGGCCTGCAACTACGCCAAGTATCCCTTTGAACAAATCACTTCAGAAGCCCAGGGTTCCGCCCTGGGCAATGCCACCTCTACATTACCATTACACCGTGCCGCCACACAGCTCGCCGCGCTCTACCGCTGTGCCTCCTCCGACTGGGACCATGTCAAGGCGGCACGCGACGCATGGGTACAGCGCGACTATGACGGTCTGATTCGCGAGTGTCTGCAGGGCACGCATACTTTGCTTCTCGACGATCTACTGACCGATCAAGACATTGAATCTTACGAATGGCATGACCGCTTCACCACATCGCAGACCAAACGGATTGTGCGGATCGAGATATTGGCCGCTGAAACAATTTCCACCCTGATGCGGGACGACGCCCGGCCTCAGGAAGGAGACGTCTCGGTGCTGCGGGAGCGGTGGGAGCAGTTCCGTGAGGGCTTTAAGCAACGTATCGCCGAGGCGATCGCAGACCCCGCAGTGGTGGGGTTCAAATCGGTGATTTGCTACCGAACTGGGCTTAACGTCCAGCCTATCGAGGACAGCGACGATACCCTTCTGCTCGAGTCATTCGGGCGTACGGTTGGCCAAGGACAGGGGTCTGCGTACCGGGTGGAGGACAAGCGGCTGAATGACTGGGTCGTCCGTCAGACGCTCAATCTCCTGCAGTCCGCTAAGGCCGCCACCGCATCGGCCCCCAACAAACCTTTGCAGCTGCACACCGGACTGGGCGATAACGACATCGACCTAGTGCTCGCCAACCCGGCTCACCTGCAGTCATTAATCGCTCAGTACCCGGAAGTAGATTTCGTATTGCTGCATTCTTCGTATCCGTACACACGGGAAGCCGGATATCTGGCCTGTGTATACCCCAATGTCTACCTGGACCTGGGAGAGGTTTTCCCTATGGTGAGCCGGGATGCACAGGAGTCCATTCTGCGTGACAGTCTAGACATCGTACCCACTACGCGCTTGCTGTGGAGTACCGACGGCCATTTCTTCCCGGAAACCTTCTACTTGGCCAACAAGCAGTTCCGCGATGTGATGGAAAAGGTCTTCGTCGATTATGTTCACTACGGCGATTTTACTGTCGATCAAGCGAAACAGGCGGCTGCTGACATCCTCTTCCACAACTCCAATCGTGCATACAGCTTGAACGAGAAGCTCGCTTATGAGGCACCGGTCTCGGCGAACTCCGTGTCCGCCTCGTCGACCGCTACTCTCGATGCATTCATGCGGGGTAATCCCGATGTCAAGTATATCTGGATGCAATTCATTGACTACACCAATACGACCCGAGTTCGGATGTTCCCTGTCGCGGAGTTCGCCAAGATCGCGCGCAAGCAACGTCGGGTGGGCATTTGTCTCTGCACCCAACTGATGCTGCAAGATGATAGCATTGCGCCGGAAGGGTCAGTCACAGGCCAATTCTACATGGAGCCGGACTTGTCCAGCCTTCGCCGCAATGTGGGAATCGACTCGAAGAGTGCCACCGTGATGACCTACTGGAAGACGGAAGAAGGCGCCCCACTGCCCGGTTGTCCGAGGACAACCTTGCAACGGGTCACAAACAACCTGCGCGAGCACGGTATCGAGGTCACTTGCGGCTTTGAGATCGAAGTCATCCTCTTGAAGCCCATCACGAACGACGCGGGCGAGACCGATTATGTTCCCGTGGTCCGGAACCACTCCTGGTCCCAAATGACCAGCGACACCCGGAAGATGGTCCccttgctggaggagattgtcGAAGCCCTCGCGTCTATTGGCATTCATCTGGAGCAATTCCACGCCGAGTCTGCCCCGGGCCAATTTGAGTTCATCCTGCCCCCAGGCTCGCCCATCGCCACGGTAGACACCCTGATCAAAGCCCGCCAAGTCGTCACCTGTGTGGCCGAGCAGCACGGCCTCCGCGCTACGCTCCACCCCCGTCCACTCCCCCACGCCGCGGGCTCGGCGTCCCACGCTCATGTCTCCATCGCTCCCCCCACCCAGGAAGACGCCTTCCTCGCCGGCGTTATGCGTCACTACCCAGCCTTGGCGGCATTCACCCTGTCGCAGGATGTGAGTTACGACCGCGTGAAGTCAGGTCTCTGGGCCGGCAGCGAATGGGTCACATGGGGCACGCAGAACCGTGAAACCCCGATCCGCAAGATCTCTCCAGGCCACTGGGAGATCAAGACGCTCGACGGACTAGCCAACATGTACTTCGCCATCGCTGCCTTCCTCTCCGCCGGTTACCTAGGCGTGAAGGAGAACCTCCCTCTCACTGTCAAGGATTGTATCC acGATGCCGCCAAATTACCCCAAGCCGAGCGCGAAGCCCTAGGCATCACAACCGAGCTTCCCAAA
- a CDS encoding NAD-dependent succinate-semialdehyde dehydrogenase (aldehyde dehydrogenase): protein MATEYKLPFELNDPSLLHFDSFVGNSWVQAKNPGTDIPWASCPTNSAEDVPSAVETAHAAFEQYKKSNPRQRAQWLLKWDTLIREAKPDLAKILTHETGKPLAESYGEIDYATGFTWWFAGEAERIHGSISVPSAPNRRVFTVKQPIGVAAALVPWNFPIAMVLRKAGAAFAAGCTMIVKPSPETPLTALVLAHLAQKAGFPAGVFNVLTTDLENTPSLSEALCKHPLVKKVTFTGSTRVGKLIASHCAHGLKKLTLELGGNCPFLVFDDANLDQALDQLMALKWRHAGQACITANRVYVQAGIYDRFAQLLKERTQKLVVGHGAKEGTTMGPVTTPRSIDKALSQVEDARRLGADVILGGNKVTDTKGYFFEPTILTGMTKDMLVSREETFAPIAALYKFETEEEAVQLANDTSMGLASYAFTKNIDRMWRLLENLDAGMIGMNTGNSSAAESPFGGIKESGYGKESGKEVAVNEYLVTKTGTLTIEGQY, encoded by the exons ATGGCGACAGAGTATAAACTACCGTTCGAG CTGAACGACCCAAGTCTGCTCCACTTTGACTCCTTCGTCGGCAACAGCTGGGTCCAGGCGAAGA ATCCCGGAACCGACATTCCTTGGGCCAGCTGTCCGACCAATAGTGCCGAGGACGTTCCATCAGCTGTGGAAACCGCGCACGCCGCGTTCGAGCAATACAAGAAAAGTAACCCCCGCCAGCGAGCACAATGGCTCCTGAAATGGGATACGCTCATCCGGGAAGCCAAGCCCGACCTCGCCAAGATCCTCACACACGAGACGGGTAAGCCGCTGGCCGAGTCCTACGGAGAAATCGACTACGCGACCGGTTTCACCTGGTGGTTCGCCGGCGAAGCTGAGCGCATCCACGGCAGCATCAGCGTGCCCTCGGCGCCAAACCGCCGGGTCTTCACGGTCAAGCAACCCATTGGCGTGGCGGCCGCCTTAGTGCCCTGGAACTTTCCCATCGCGATGGTCCTGCGCAAGGCGGGCGCGGCGTTCGCCGCGGGTTGTACCATGATCGTGAAGCCGAGCCCCGAGACACCGCTGACAGCGCTGGTGTTGGCGCATCTAGCGCAGAAAGCGGGTTTCCCGGCGGGCGTGTTTAATGTGCTGACGACGGATCTGGAGAATACGCCGTCGTTGAGTGAGGCGTTGTGTAAGCATCcgttggtgaagaaggtaaCTTTCACAGGCTCTACGCGGGTCGGGAAATTGATTGCTTCGCACTGTGCGCATGGACTGAAGAAGTTGACGTTGGAGCTGGGCGGGAACTGTCCGTTCCTGGTGTTTGATGATGCTAATCTGGATCAGGCGCTGGATCAGCTCATGGCGTTGAAGTGGCGGCATGCTGGACAGGCGTGCATCACAGCCAACCGGGTGTATGTCCAGGCGGGCATCTATGATCGCTTTGCACAGTTACTCAAGGAGCGTACGCAGAAGTTGGTCGTGGGTCATGGTGCCAAAGAGGGCACGACGATGGGCCCCGTGACCACTCCTCGGAGCATTGACAAGGCACTCAGCCAGGTCGAAGATGCCCGTCGACTTGGAGCCGACGTGATTCTGGGAGGGAATAAGGTCACGGATACCAAGGGGTATTTCTTTGAGCCCACGATCCTGACGGGCATGACCAAGGACATGTTGGTGTCCCGGGAGGAGACCTTTGCGCCTATCGCTGCCCTCTATAAATTTGAAacggaggaagaggcagTGCAGCTGGCCAATGACACTAGCATGGGACTGGCCAGTTACGCGTTCACCAAGAATATTGATCGCATGTGGAGGTTACTAGAGAACTTGGATGCTGGCATGATTGGCATGAACACGGGTAACTCCTCAGCCGCGGAGTCTCCATTTGGAGGCATCAAGGAGTCCGGGTATGGTAAGGAAAGTGGGAAGGAGGTTGCCGTGAATGAGTATCTGGTGACAAAGACGGGAACTCTTACGATCGAGGGACAGTATTAG